The following are from one region of the Candidatus Delongbacteria bacterium genome:
- a CDS encoding NUDIX hydrolase translates to MRQPENLHEECVASRQLLDGRLLKVFSDTVRLPDGREAVREWIRHPGAVAVIAHLRASDELILERQFRYPVGKAVWELPAGKLDPGEDPEACGRRELEEETGWRAGALHYVLPLLPCIGYSDEVIHIFYCDELSPGRAGLDEGECLDVHRLPLAEVRHLLESGAIQDSKTLVGLYWLFARLDAEARA, encoded by the coding sequence GTGAGACAACCCGAGAACCTGCACGAGGAGTGCGTGGCGAGCCGGCAGCTGCTGGACGGCCGGCTGCTCAAGGTCTTTTCGGACACCGTGCGCCTGCCCGACGGCCGCGAGGCCGTGCGCGAGTGGATCCGCCACCCCGGCGCGGTGGCGGTGATCGCGCACCTGCGCGCCAGCGATGAATTGATCTTGGAGCGCCAGTTCCGCTATCCCGTCGGCAAGGCCGTCTGGGAGTTGCCCGCGGGCAAACTGGATCCGGGCGAGGACCCCGAGGCCTGCGGTCGGCGCGAGCTGGAGGAGGAGACGGGCTGGCGGGCGGGCGCCCTGCACTACGTGCTGCCGCTCTTGCCCTGCATCGGCTACTCGGACGAGGTGATCCACATCTTCTACTGCGACGAACTCAGCCCCGGCCGGGCGGGCCTGGACGAGGGCGAGTGCCTGGACGTCCACCGCCTGCCGCTGGCCGAGGTGCGCCACCTGCTGGAGTCGGGCGCGATCCAGGACAGCAAGACCCTGGTGGGCCTCTATTGGCTGTTCGCACGCCTGGACGCCGAGGCCCGGGCGTGA